Proteins co-encoded in one Opitutus terrae PB90-1 genomic window:
- a CDS encoding DUF2726 domain-containing protein, translating to MNSVVLMILAAAVLVSLVFVVVLIQAKLRSLQPTGAGALYELRPALLTPAERSFAGALDASLPEGVIWFAKVRLADIFKPIRGVSRSAAAIAQNRIQQKHVDFLLVRSADMKPLAGIELDDSSHQEHRRQDRDAFVDRLFQASGLPLLRIPAAATYSPAELKTRLLIIISAEPN from the coding sequence ATGAACTCGGTGGTCTTGATGATTCTCGCGGCAGCGGTACTCGTCTCCCTTGTCTTCGTGGTGGTATTGATCCAAGCGAAACTGCGGTCGCTACAGCCGACAGGAGCCGGCGCGCTGTACGAGCTCAGACCGGCACTCTTGACTCCTGCTGAGCGATCGTTTGCTGGCGCGCTCGATGCCTCGCTGCCGGAGGGCGTAATCTGGTTCGCGAAAGTCCGTTTGGCCGACATATTCAAACCGATCCGGGGAGTGTCCCGATCAGCCGCAGCGATCGCGCAGAATCGGATCCAGCAGAAGCATGTGGACTTCCTACTCGTGCGGAGCGCGGACATGAAACCATTGGCGGGCATCGAACTCGATGACAGCTCGCATCAGGAACATCGACGGCAGGATCGAGACGCCTTTGTGGATCGGCTGTTCCAAGCGAGCGGTCTGCCGCTGTTGCGCATCCCGGCGGCAGCAACCTACAGCCCAGCTGAACTGAAGACGCGGCTCCTCATTATAATCTCAGCCGAGCCGAACTAA
- a CDS encoding restriction endonuclease codes for MSKNAWMIRAGEGGYLIEEFAKGLVTVGWHEVGEIKDTSQRDLWLRLATVYPGSKPATNQNAASVLWRFARVVKVGDAVVTYDPTKREYLLGVVTSDYGYEPKRSKEHPHTREVTWEARVSRDALSVATRNSLGSTLALFAVPDAAFTELQAASESKKTAEPTSGIEDRKEQLVQSNRDAEEQSRELIEDRILALDPFEMQELIAAVLRAMGYRTRVSPPGSDRGIDVLASPDGLGLQEPRIKVEVKHRPGTAMGSQEVRSFIGSLRSGDRGLYVSTGAFSKEAKYEAERATIPVTLIDLRDLAQLVTDNYENFDTKGRALLPLVRIYRPAAE; via the coding sequence ATGAGCAAAAATGCCTGGATGATCCGCGCGGGCGAAGGCGGATACTTGATCGAGGAGTTCGCCAAAGGCTTGGTCACCGTCGGCTGGCATGAGGTCGGCGAAATCAAAGACACGTCGCAGCGCGACCTCTGGCTCCGGCTCGCGACCGTCTACCCCGGATCGAAACCAGCGACGAACCAGAATGCCGCGTCGGTTCTGTGGCGATTTGCTCGGGTCGTTAAAGTTGGCGACGCCGTCGTGACCTACGATCCGACCAAACGGGAGTACCTACTCGGCGTGGTAACGAGCGACTACGGCTACGAGCCGAAACGATCTAAAGAGCATCCTCACACACGCGAGGTGACATGGGAAGCCCGGGTCTCGCGTGACGCGTTGAGCGTGGCGACCCGCAATTCGCTCGGAAGCACGCTGGCGTTGTTTGCAGTCCCGGACGCGGCATTCACTGAGCTGCAGGCGGCATCGGAGTCAAAGAAGACGGCCGAACCCACCAGCGGAATCGAAGACCGCAAGGAGCAACTGGTTCAATCCAACCGCGACGCCGAAGAGCAATCGCGTGAACTCATCGAAGACCGGATCCTCGCGCTCGATCCTTTCGAGATGCAGGAGCTGATTGCGGCGGTGCTGCGGGCGATGGGCTATCGCACGCGCGTTTCGCCACCGGGCTCAGATCGGGGCATCGACGTGCTGGCGTCGCCGGATGGGCTCGGGCTCCAAGAACCACGAATCAAAGTCGAGGTGAAGCACCGGCCGGGCACCGCGATGGGCTCACAGGAAGTTCGCAGTTTCATCGGCAGCCTGCGCTCAGGGGATCGCGGGCTCTACGTCAGTACCGGCGCGTTCTCGAAAGAAGCGAAATACGAGGCCGAACGCGCTACGATTCCCGTCACGCTCATTGACCTGCGTGATCTCGCGCAGCTCGTCACAGATAACTACGAGAATTTCGACACCAAGGGTCGCGCACTCCTCCCGCTCGTCAGAATCTATCGCCCTGCCGCAGAATAG
- a CDS encoding helix-turn-helix domain-containing protein has translation MASKKDPRTPAQIKLAKQLGAAIAEARKKAGLSQDELAYRCGLHRAYMGFVEQGRYSITVATLVQVCSELDAKPSEILDEIGH, from the coding sequence GTGGCCTCGAAGAAAGACCCCCGCACTCCGGCTCAGATCAAGCTCGCGAAGCAGCTCGGCGCGGCGATCGCCGAAGCACGGAAAAAGGCAGGACTCAGCCAGGACGAACTCGCCTACCGCTGCGGACTGCATCGCGCCTACATGGGCTTCGTCGAACAAGGCCGCTACAGCATCACCGTCGCCACCCTCGTCCAGGTTTGCTCCGAACTGGATGCCAAGCCGTCCGAAATACTCGACGAGATTGGCCACTAG
- a CDS encoding type I restriction-modification system subunit M, with protein MTHQDQQRLGKTLWAIADQLRGAMNADDFRDYMLAFLFLRYLSDNYDVAAKKELGSDYPKFAADDPRVPLAIWYANNPGDVVDFEKQMRRKVHYVIKPDHLWANIANLARSESDELLETLKAGFDYIENESFQSTFQGLFSEINLYSEKLGRSQSEKNKKLCGIIKKIADGLKEFSTDTDTLGDAYEYLIGQFAAGSGKKAGEFYTPQQISTILSRIVTLDSQEPKTGKVPHLGSVFDFACGSGSLLLNVRKQMGAHGIGRIFGQEKNITTYNLARMNMLLHGVKDTEFEIYHGDTLTNDWDFLRETNPAKMPKFDAVVANPPFSLRWEPKDELGEDVRFKNHGIAPKSAADFAFLLHGFHYLKDQGVMAIILPHGVLFRGGAEERIRTKLLKDGHIDTVIGLPANLFYSTGIPVCILVLKKCKKPDDVLFINAAEHFDKGKRQNVLTEEHLEKIVATYQLRKEEARYSKRVAMDRIEAEGYNLNISRYISTAEQEEEIDLTATHTNLVEIEKRIQTAAQKHNAFLKELGLIPLPFGESVGSRGGNA; from the coding sequence ATGACCCACCAAGACCAACAACGCCTCGGCAAGACCCTGTGGGCCATCGCCGACCAATTGCGCGGCGCGATGAACGCGGACGACTTCCGCGACTACATGCTGGCGTTCCTCTTCCTGCGCTACCTCTCCGACAATTACGACGTCGCCGCGAAGAAGGAGCTGGGCTCCGACTATCCCAAGTTCGCCGCCGACGATCCTCGTGTGCCGCTTGCGATCTGGTATGCCAACAATCCGGGCGACGTCGTCGACTTCGAGAAGCAGATGCGCCGCAAGGTCCACTACGTCATCAAGCCGGATCACCTCTGGGCCAACATCGCCAACCTCGCCCGCAGCGAGAGTGACGAGTTGCTCGAGACTCTCAAAGCCGGTTTCGACTACATCGAAAACGAGTCCTTTCAGAGCACGTTCCAAGGCCTGTTCTCGGAGATCAATCTTTACTCGGAAAAGCTCGGACGGAGCCAGTCGGAGAAAAACAAGAAGCTCTGCGGCATCATCAAGAAGATCGCTGACGGGCTGAAGGAGTTCTCCACCGACACCGACACGCTGGGCGACGCCTACGAATACCTCATCGGCCAGTTCGCCGCCGGCTCCGGCAAAAAGGCGGGCGAGTTCTACACCCCGCAGCAGATTTCCACGATCCTCTCGCGCATCGTTACCCTTGATAGCCAGGAACCCAAGACAGGCAAGGTGCCGCACCTCGGCAGCGTATTCGATTTCGCCTGTGGTTCGGGTTCGCTGCTACTCAACGTCCGCAAGCAAATGGGTGCGCATGGCATCGGCAGAATCTTCGGCCAGGAGAAGAACATCACGACCTACAATCTCGCGCGCATGAACATGCTGCTGCATGGGGTGAAGGATACCGAGTTCGAGATCTACCACGGCGACACGCTCACCAACGATTGGGACTTCCTCCGCGAGACGAACCCGGCCAAGATGCCGAAATTCGACGCCGTGGTCGCCAACCCGCCCTTCAGCCTCCGCTGGGAACCGAAGGATGAGTTGGGTGAGGACGTCCGTTTTAAGAACCACGGCATCGCACCCAAATCCGCCGCCGACTTCGCCTTCCTCCTCCACGGCTTCCATTATCTAAAGGATCAGGGCGTGATGGCCATCATTCTGCCGCACGGCGTGCTCTTCCGCGGCGGCGCCGAGGAGCGTATCCGCACGAAGCTGCTCAAGGATGGCCACATCGACACCGTCATCGGGCTGCCGGCGAATCTCTTCTACTCCACCGGCATCCCCGTCTGCATCCTCGTCCTCAAGAAATGCAAGAAGCCCGACGACGTTCTCTTCATCAACGCCGCCGAACACTTCGACAAAGGCAAACGCCAGAACGTCCTCACCGAGGAACACCTCGAAAAAATCGTCGCCACCTACCAGCTACGAAAAGAGGAGGCCCGCTACTCCAAGCGCGTCGCAATGGATCGCATCGAGGCCGAAGGCTACAATCTCAATATCTCCCGCTACATCAGCACCGCTGAGCAAGAGGAGGAGATCGATCTGACCGCGACGCACACCAACTTGGTGGAAATCGAGAAGCGGATTCAGACCGCCGCCCAGAAGCACAACGCGTTTCTGAAGGAACTCGGTCTGATCCCGTTGCCGTTTGGTGAATCGGTCGGGAGTAGAGGTGGAAATGCGTGA
- a CDS encoding AAA family ATPase, which translates to MTHEDIAKKVRDAKEKIVLIYAFNATGKTRLSLAYKDATKAKDGRHAGVYYNAFSEDLFVWDNDGVLLDIRESSLNRFHGSLSEDDIREKLNRYRPSYRFEFIPYPDPEDGIKSVLFFYEKAAENDPSNISKVPIKISRGEERVFVWCFFLALFEVEGWADKQSSHFFIDDPVSSLDDHNIFITASTLFDLIEEHSEKRKFIITTHHIGLFSILADWLTKGDKAGSFKKRTKLYTLNKVDGEPLLENCENSVFLYHLRLLQQLDHAHANNAVKSFHFALLRQVLENVASFLGVSQFGYVLEQVGITDPEEAANIINTLSHKKVYYFESDELTPDSKALFENVFTRIKAKYNFVLHTPATTAPAPAAAEAPSSAPMAALVKSAS; encoded by the coding sequence ATGACTCACGAAGACATCGCAAAAAAGGTCAGGGATGCGAAAGAAAAGATCGTCCTGATCTACGCTTTCAACGCCACCGGCAAGACTAGGCTATCTCTAGCCTACAAAGACGCCACGAAAGCTAAGGACGGCAGGCATGCTGGGGTCTACTACAACGCATTCAGCGAAGACCTTTTCGTTTGGGACAACGACGGCGTCCTGTTGGATATCCGCGAAAGCAGCCTCAACCGGTTTCACGGCTCACTTTCTGAGGACGACATTCGCGAAAAACTGAACCGCTATCGTCCAAGCTACCGGTTTGAGTTCATCCCATATCCCGACCCTGAAGACGGCATTAAGTCCGTGCTCTTCTTCTACGAGAAGGCAGCAGAGAACGACCCTAGCAACATCTCGAAGGTGCCGATCAAGATCTCCCGGGGTGAAGAGCGAGTCTTTGTCTGGTGCTTCTTTTTGGCGCTCTTCGAGGTCGAGGGATGGGCCGACAAACAATCATCGCATTTCTTCATCGATGACCCGGTTTCGAGTTTGGATGACCACAACATTTTCATCACAGCCTCGACCCTATTCGACTTAATCGAAGAGCATTCCGAGAAGCGGAAGTTCATCATCACGACTCACCACATTGGGCTGTTCTCGATTCTGGCAGATTGGCTAACCAAAGGCGATAAGGCCGGCTCCTTCAAGAAGCGGACCAAGCTCTATACGCTGAACAAAGTAGACGGTGAGCCCTTGCTCGAAAACTGCGAGAACTCCGTCTTTCTCTATCATTTGCGCCTGCTTCAACAACTCGATCATGCGCATGCGAACAATGCGGTGAAATCATTTCACTTCGCTCTGCTTCGCCAAGTCCTAGAGAACGTAGCATCATTTTTGGGCGTCAGTCAGTTCGGCTACGTGTTGGAGCAGGTTGGAATCACGGATCCTGAAGAGGCAGCCAACATCATCAACACGCTTTCCCACAAGAAGGTCTATTACTTCGAGAGCGACGAACTCACGCCGGACAGTAAGGCGCTTTTCGAAAACGTCTTCACCAGGATCAAGGCGAAATACAACTTTGTGCTCCACACACCGGCTACGACGGCCCCCGCTCCTGCCGCTGCAGAGGCTCCATCGAGTGCTCCGATGGCTGCACTCGTCAAATCCGCTTCATGA
- a CDS encoding restriction endonuclease subunit S, with product MTRPTATPRDPKPALTPKLRFPEFRDGPAWETQTLGSLVTISTERVGDNKCVPMSITSGVGLVSQMEKFGRVIAGDSYKNYLLLKKNDFAYNKSATKEYPEGFIARYSGEALAAVPNSIFTCFRINGDSPIPEYLNYLFLGNLHGQWLRKFIEVGARAHGSLSIDEDDLLALPVPLPAGRSSRAEQQKIAGCLGTLDELIGAESQNLDALKAHKKGLMRQLFPREGETLPRLRFAEFHSAPKWEMVPLGAIAEIKLGKMLDCQKHTTGLLLPYLNNIAIRWNAVDTSNLPEMYFDDHELDRFGLKAGDVVVCEGGEPGRAAVWDGRLPDLKFQKAVHRVRFNVPFEPHLLVQYLEAIAGTPQFEKLFTGGGIKHLTRETFAKLEVPLISESEQHRIATCLSSLDDLIAAQSDRLVALQTHKQGLLQQLFPPSSKTSE from the coding sequence ATGACGCGACCGACCGCCACGCCGCGCGATCCCAAGCCTGCCCTCACGCCGAAGCTGCGTTTTCCAGAATTTCGGGACGGTCCTGCGTGGGAAACCCAAACGCTCGGCTCACTGGTTACGATCAGCACTGAGAGAGTCGGCGACAACAAGTGCGTGCCGATGAGCATCACCTCGGGCGTGGGCTTGGTAAGCCAGATGGAAAAATTCGGGCGAGTCATCGCTGGCGACTCCTACAAGAATTACCTTCTGCTGAAGAAGAACGATTTCGCCTACAACAAGAGCGCGACCAAGGAATACCCCGAAGGTTTTATCGCCCGATATTCCGGAGAAGCGTTAGCGGCTGTGCCCAACAGCATTTTCACCTGCTTCCGCATCAATGGTGACTCGCCGATTCCCGAGTATCTGAACTACCTTTTCCTCGGAAATCTGCACGGACAGTGGCTGAGGAAGTTCATCGAGGTTGGAGCAAGAGCGCACGGTTCTCTCAGCATCGACGAGGACGATTTGCTCGCGCTGCCTGTGCCGCTTCCGGCCGGAAGATCATCGCGCGCCGAACAACAAAAAATCGCCGGGTGCCTTGGCACGCTGGACGAGCTAATCGGAGCCGAAAGCCAGAACCTCGACGCGCTCAAGGCCCACAAAAAAGGGCTCATGCGGCAGCTCTTCCCCCGCGAAGGCGAAACCCTCCCCCGTCTCCGCTTCGCCGAGTTCCACTCCGCCCCGAAGTGGGAGATGGTGCCGCTAGGGGCTATAGCCGAAATCAAGCTGGGAAAGATGCTCGACTGTCAAAAGCACACGACCGGACTCCTTCTTCCGTATCTCAACAACATAGCTATTCGATGGAACGCAGTAGATACATCAAATCTTCCGGAGATGTATTTCGACGATCACGAACTTGATCGTTTCGGACTGAAGGCTGGCGACGTCGTCGTCTGCGAAGGTGGTGAACCGGGTCGTGCTGCCGTTTGGGATGGGCGTCTGCCCGATCTGAAGTTTCAAAAAGCAGTTCATCGCGTTCGCTTCAACGTGCCGTTCGAGCCCCACTTGCTCGTTCAGTATCTTGAGGCGATAGCTGGCACTCCTCAGTTCGAAAAGCTCTTCACGGGCGGAGGCATCAAGCACCTAACGAGGGAGACGTTTGCGAAGCTCGAAGTGCCCTTGATTTCGGAGAGCGAACAACACCGCATCGCCACCTGCCTGTCCTCGCTCGACGATCTGATCGCCGCCCAAAGCGACCGGCTCGTCGCCCTGCAGACCCACAAGCAAGGCCTCCTACAGCAGCTCTTCCCACCTTCCTCGAAGACCTCAGAATGA
- a CDS encoding type I restriction endonuclease subunit R has product MPSEMNYEQNLDTPPSGVCEQDIEDQFIAKLCDLKYTYRSDIRDRASLERNFRQKFETLNRVRLTDAEFQRLLDDLVSADVFKNAVRLREKNDFERDDGTPLSYTLVNIRDWCKNDFEVVHQLRINTDYSHHRYDVLLLINGVPVVQVELKTLGVSPRRAMQQIADYKADAGNGYTRTLLCFVQLFIVSNRDSTFYFANNNARHFAFDAEEQFLPVYKWANRENKPIVGLAEFADAFLPKCDLGRMISRYMVLIQSEQKLLMMRPYQIYAVQSIVDCIDQNNGNGYIWHTTGSGKTLTSFKASTLLRDNPAIDKCLFVVDRKDLDRQTREEFNRFQEGCVEANTNTATLVDRLLSEDKADKVIVTTIQKLGLALDESSKRNRQREKRGLETYRERLEPLRDKRVVLIFDECHRSQFGDNHDAIKAFFPRAQLFGFTGTPIFDDNATRIKIDGNQASYRTTVETFQRELHSYTITHAIEDRNVLKFHVDYYKLKGEETPKPGRVLEKQAVVRAILDNHDAVTHARRFNALLATASIDDAIEYHGLFQNLQDERVKTDPDFVPLKIAAVFSPPVPPSENDKNAKDIAQLQEDLPTEQENNRHNPEEKRAALVTIIDAYNARYRAAHTVSEFDLYYQDVQQRIKDQRFPNADLPRRGAEKIDVTIVVDMLLTGFDSKYLNTLYVDKTLKHHGLIQAFSRTNRIINATKPHGHVLDFRQQESAVNEAIFLFSGLKTKEAAREIWLVESAPEVVKSFTAAVGKLTDFMRSQELQPVAADVPKLSGDEARATFIERFRDVQRLKTQLDQYTDLSPELRTDVERILPKDDLTAFRGAYLETARDLKARQGREDDTVSPIVEALDFEFVLFASADIDYDYIMGLCARFTQQQPKEPLKLNREQLIGIIAADAKFVDEREIITDFVHTLEPGQRLDEKEVAVAYRRFRENFHAAALAKVADKHRLPTERLQAFVDTILQRLVFDGEQLTELLAPLGLNWKARRVAELALMEDLVPLLKQRAAGRDISGLNAYET; this is encoded by the coding sequence ATGCCCTCCGAGATGAATTACGAACAGAACCTCGATACGCCGCCTTCTGGCGTCTGCGAACAGGACATCGAGGACCAGTTCATCGCGAAGCTGTGTGACCTGAAGTACACCTATCGCTCGGACATTCGCGATCGGGCCTCCCTCGAACGCAACTTTCGCCAGAAATTCGAGACGCTCAATCGCGTCCGCCTCACTGATGCCGAGTTCCAGCGCCTGCTCGACGACCTCGTTTCCGCCGACGTCTTCAAAAACGCGGTCCGACTGCGCGAAAAGAACGACTTCGAGCGCGACGATGGCACGCCGCTTTCTTACACCTTGGTGAACATCCGCGACTGGTGCAAAAACGACTTCGAGGTCGTCCACCAGCTCCGCATCAACACCGACTACAGTCATCACCGCTACGACGTCCTCCTGCTCATCAACGGTGTCCCGGTCGTTCAGGTGGAGCTGAAGACCCTTGGCGTCAGCCCGCGCCGGGCCATGCAGCAGATCGCCGACTACAAGGCCGACGCGGGCAATGGCTACACCCGCACCCTCCTCTGCTTCGTCCAGCTCTTCATCGTCAGCAACCGCGACTCGACCTTCTACTTCGCCAACAACAACGCCCGCCATTTCGCTTTCGATGCCGAGGAGCAGTTCCTCCCCGTCTACAAATGGGCCAATCGCGAAAACAAGCCCATCGTTGGTCTCGCTGAGTTTGCGGATGCCTTCCTGCCCAAGTGCGACCTCGGCCGCATGATCAGCCGCTACATGGTGCTCATTCAGAGCGAGCAAAAGCTCCTCATGATGCGCCCGTATCAGATCTACGCCGTCCAAAGCATCGTCGACTGCATCGACCAGAACAACGGCAACGGCTACATCTGGCACACCACCGGCAGCGGCAAGACGCTCACCTCCTTCAAGGCTTCCACGCTCCTCCGCGACAATCCCGCCATCGACAAGTGCCTCTTCGTCGTCGACCGCAAGGACCTCGACCGCCAGACGCGCGAGGAGTTCAATCGCTTCCAGGAAGGCTGCGTCGAGGCCAACACCAATACCGCCACGCTCGTCGACCGCCTCCTCTCCGAGGACAAGGCTGACAAGGTCATCGTCACCACCATCCAGAAGCTCGGCCTCGCCCTCGACGAATCCAGCAAGCGCAACCGACAGCGCGAAAAGCGTGGCCTCGAAACCTATCGCGAGCGACTCGAGCCGCTGCGTGACAAACGCGTCGTCCTCATCTTCGACGAGTGCCACCGCTCCCAGTTCGGCGACAACCACGACGCGATCAAAGCCTTCTTCCCTCGCGCCCAACTCTTCGGTTTCACCGGCACACCCATTTTCGACGACAACGCCACTCGGATCAAAATCGACGGCAATCAGGCCTCCTACCGGACGACCGTCGAAACCTTCCAGCGCGAGCTGCACAGCTACACCATCACCCACGCCATCGAGGACAGGAACGTCCTCAAATTCCACGTCGATTACTACAAGCTGAAGGGCGAGGAAACTCCGAAGCCCGGCCGCGTCCTCGAGAAGCAGGCCGTCGTCCGCGCCATCCTCGACAATCACGACGCCGTCACCCACGCCCGCCGCTTCAATGCCCTCCTCGCCACCGCCTCGATCGACGACGCGATCGAATACCACGGGCTGTTCCAAAACCTCCAGGACGAGAGAGTTAAAACCGATCCCGACTTTGTTCCGCTCAAGATCGCTGCTGTCTTCTCCCCGCCGGTTCCGCCGAGCGAGAACGACAAAAACGCCAAGGACATCGCGCAACTGCAGGAAGACCTACCCACGGAGCAGGAGAACAACCGGCACAATCCCGAAGAAAAACGGGCCGCCCTCGTCACCATCATCGACGCCTACAACGCCCGCTACCGCGCCGCCCACACCGTGTCCGAGTTCGACCTTTACTATCAGGACGTCCAGCAGCGCATCAAGGACCAGCGCTTCCCCAATGCCGACCTTCCCCGCCGTGGGGCCGAGAAGATCGATGTCACCATCGTGGTCGACATGCTTCTCACGGGCTTCGACTCGAAATACCTTAATACCCTCTACGTCGACAAGACGCTGAAGCACCACGGCCTCATCCAGGCCTTCTCCCGGACCAACCGCATCATCAACGCTACCAAGCCCCACGGCCACGTCCTCGACTTCCGCCAGCAGGAGTCCGCCGTGAACGAGGCCATCTTCCTGTTCTCCGGATTGAAGACGAAGGAGGCTGCTCGCGAAATCTGGCTCGTCGAATCCGCGCCCGAGGTTGTCAAGAGCTTCACCGCTGCCGTCGGCAAGCTTACCGACTTCATGCGCTCCCAAGAGTTGCAGCCCGTCGCAGCGGATGTCCCGAAGCTCTCCGGCGACGAGGCGCGCGCCACCTTCATCGAGCGCTTCCGCGACGTCCAGCGGCTCAAGACCCAGCTCGATCAATACACGGATCTCTCGCCCGAACTGCGCACCGATGTCGAACGCATCCTCCCCAAGGACGATCTCACCGCCTTCCGCGGCGCCTACCTCGAAACCGCCCGGGACCTCAAGGCCCGGCAGGGCCGCGAGGACGACACCGTCAGTCCGATCGTCGAGGCGCTAGACTTCGAGTTCGTCCTCTTCGCCTCGGCCGACATCGATTACGATTACATCATGGGACTCTGCGCCCGCTTCACGCAGCAGCAGCCCAAGGAACCCCTGAAGCTCAACCGCGAGCAGCTCATCGGCATCATCGCCGCCGATGCCAAGTTCGTCGACGAGCGCGAGATCATCACCGACTTCGTCCACACCCTGGAGCCCGGCCAGCGACTCGATGAAAAGGAAGTCGCCGTCGCCTACCGCCGCTTCCGGGAAAACTTCCACGCTGCCGCGCTGGCGAAGGTCGCGGATAAACACCGCCTGCCCACCGAACGCCTCCAAGCCTTCGTCGACACCATTCTCCAACGCCTCGTCTTCGACGGTGAGCAACTCACCGAACTCCTCGCCCCGCTCGGGCTCAATTGGAAGGCCCGCCGTGTCGCCGAGCTCGCCTTGATGGAAGACCTCGTGCCCCTGCTCAAACAGCGCGCCGCCGGCCGCGACATCTCCGGCCTCAACGCCTACGAAACATGA
- a CDS encoding cellulase family glycosylhydrolase, with amino-acid sequence MRLPSLFRFAFILLLAASTSAFAADLNGRWSLHFGGPDGPEIIYTFKVDGTKFTGSSDSPFGVGEIRDGRVDGATFSFSLVATDGNLIAHRGRIVSDNELALEVIGFGDGTPAKVVRAPDVPAGPQPPPAPTPVTRTHSWWQDRPVGQKPFTTEAKKLPLISVQGNKFVDSQGRTMLFRGLAISDPDKLDIQGHWNREHFVKVKEMGTMVVRIPVHPAAWRQRTPVEYLKMLDQAVYWCTELEMYVMIDWHSIGNLATGVFQDPMYDTTLEETNNFWRIMARHYVGHQTVAFFELFNEPTTYRDQLGPVSWSEWKRIMETQITMIRAANPHVIPVVAGFDWAYDLTPLRQEPINAERIAYAVHPYANKRPQPWVPRWDSDFGFAASKYPVIATEFGGFPKAAAPGETPTPAQRNANYGPEIIKYLEGRGISWIVWCFDPQWGSDADQELELRAERLRRVRQSRHARRSEVAPSVGRRPFTVPWERGRPARSSVADHVRVRTPASPVHRSPATVRGSLLHRPPLHGLTIRPPFPAHRFPSVLRPNSCTSAHSQRTIVRPLPPRLGPR; translated from the coding sequence ATGCGTCTCCCCTCCCTGTTCCGCTTCGCTTTCATCCTTCTGCTCGCCGCGTCCACCAGCGCCTTCGCCGCCGATCTCAACGGCCGCTGGAGCCTGCACTTCGGCGGACCCGACGGCCCGGAGATCATCTACACCTTCAAGGTCGATGGCACCAAGTTCACCGGCTCCTCCGACTCGCCGTTCGGCGTCGGAGAAATCCGCGACGGCCGCGTCGACGGCGCAACGTTTTCCTTCTCGCTCGTCGCGACCGACGGCAACCTGATCGCGCACCGCGGCCGGATCGTGTCCGACAACGAGCTCGCGCTTGAGGTCATCGGCTTCGGCGACGGCACGCCCGCCAAGGTTGTCCGCGCTCCCGATGTCCCGGCTGGACCGCAGCCGCCGCCCGCGCCCACGCCGGTGACCCGCACGCATTCGTGGTGGCAGGACCGCCCCGTCGGCCAGAAGCCGTTCACCACCGAGGCGAAGAAGCTCCCGCTGATTTCCGTTCAGGGAAACAAGTTCGTGGATTCGCAGGGTCGCACCATGCTGTTCCGCGGACTCGCGATTTCCGATCCCGACAAGCTCGACATCCAGGGCCACTGGAACCGCGAGCATTTCGTGAAGGTGAAGGAAATGGGCACGATGGTGGTGCGGATTCCGGTGCACCCGGCCGCGTGGCGGCAGCGCACGCCGGTCGAATACCTCAAAATGCTCGACCAGGCGGTCTACTGGTGCACCGAGCTCGAGATGTACGTGATGATCGACTGGCACAGCATCGGCAACCTCGCGACCGGCGTATTCCAGGATCCGATGTACGACACCACGCTGGAGGAAACGAACAACTTCTGGCGGATCATGGCGCGGCACTACGTCGGCCACCAGACGGTCGCGTTCTTCGAGCTCTTCAACGAGCCCACGACCTATCGCGACCAGCTCGGGCCGGTCTCGTGGAGCGAGTGGAAGCGGATCATGGAAACGCAGATCACGATGATCCGCGCCGCGAACCCGCACGTGATCCCAGTGGTGGCGGGATTTGATTGGGCCTACGACCTGACGCCGCTCCGGCAGGAGCCGATCAACGCCGAGCGGATCGCCTATGCGGTGCATCCGTACGCGAACAAGCGCCCGCAGCCATGGGTGCCGCGCTGGGACTCGGATTTCGGATTTGCGGCGAGCAAGTATCCGGTGATCGCGACGGAGTTTGGAGGTTTCCCGAAAGCGGCGGCGCCGGGCGAGACGCCGACGCCCGCGCAGCGCAACGCGAACTACGGGCCGGAGATCATCAAGTATCTCGAAGGCCGGGGCATCAGCTGGATCGTGTGGTGTTTCGATCCGCAATGGGGGTCCGACGCTGATCAAGAACTGGAATTACGAGCTGAACGACTCCGGCGAGTTCGCCAAAGCCGCCATGCACGGCGAAGTGAAGTAGCGCCGTCTGTTGGCCGTCGACCGTTCACCGTCCCTTGGGAGCGCGGGCGTCCCGCCCGCTCGTCCGTAGCGGATCACGTGCGCGTTCGCACGCCTGCGTCCCCCGTCCACCGCTCACCGGCCACCGTTCGAGGTTCACTGCTTCACCGCCCACCGCTTCACGGCCTCACCATCCGTCCACCATTCCCCGCCCACCGTTTTCCGTCCGTCCTCCGACCAAACTCTTGCACCAGCGCCCATTCGCAGCGTACAATAGTTCGTCCGCTTCCGCCGCGCCTAGGCCCCCGATGA